From the Cydia pomonella isolate Wapato2018A chromosome 11, ilCydPomo1, whole genome shotgun sequence genome, one window contains:
- the LOC133523005 gene encoding delta-1-pyrroline-5-carboxylate synthase isoform X1: MCYNSLLLTLRRGCVKNRLFGENVRIQQARNFSIKGFQLSGANVDKRTLASAELPKQRTFSDRSQLKYARRLVVKLGSAVITREDANGLALGRLASIVEQVAECHHEGRECIMVSSGAVAFGRQKLAHELLMSMSMRETLSPSDHTREDASSTLDPRAAAAVGQSELMSMYDAMFSQYNVKIAQVLVTKPDFYNEETRKHLFATLSELISLNIVPIINTNDAVSPPMFVHDDTVVPGTGKKGIGLKDNDSLSALLAAEVQADLLIMMSDVDGIYNKPPWEDGARMMHTYTAKDKDQVEFGTKSKVGTGGMDSKVNAATWAMARGVSVVICNGMQEKAIKTIISGRKVGTFFTDCPAPTSSSVDVSAENARTGSRVLQQLSPAERASAIHTLAELLVDKQDQILQANSKDLEEATRGGLAKPLLNRLALSAGKLKTLSIGLKQIADSSYENVGRVLKKTKLAENLVLRQITVPIGVLLVIFESRPDSLPQVAALAMASANGLLLKGGKEAAHSNKALMELVKESLKTVGAQDAISLVSTREEISDLLSMEKHIDLIIPRGSSDLVRNIQKQSQHIPVLGHAEGVCHVYVDKDADSTKTLKIVRDAKCDYPAACNAMETLLLHEDHLHSSLFTDICNMLKKEGVKIHAGPQLASHLTFGPSPAKTMKHEYGALECCIEIVKDLNEAVDHIHKFGSSHTDVIVTENDESAKRFLNSVDSACVFHNVSSRFADGFRFGLGAEVGISTARIHARGPVGVEGLLTTKWILEGTDHTAAEFNEGRRTWLHEKLPIN, from the exons GGTGCCAATGTCGACAAGCGAACGCTAGCGAGCGCTGAGTTGCCAAAGCAGCGCACGTTTAGCGACCGGTCTCAGCTGAAATATGCCAGACGCTTAGTTGTCAAACTTGGCAGCGCTGTGATCACGAGAGAAGATGCCAATGGTCTGGCCCTAGGCCGTCTAGCTTCTATTGTTGAACAG GTAGCAGAATGCCATCACGAGGGCCGTGAGTGCATCATGGTGAGCAGCGGAGCCGTGGCCTTTGGGCGGCAGAAGTTGGCTCATGAGCTGCTGATGTCCATGTCTATGAGGGAGACCCTCTCGCCCAGCGATCACACTAGAGAG GATGCGAGCAGCACCCTGGATCCCCGAGCGGCCGCAGCCGTGGGTCAGTCCGAGCTCATGTCAATGTACGACGCCATGTTCTCGCAGTACAACGTGAAGATCGCACAG GTGCTAGTGACCAAGCCCGACTTTTACAACGAGGAGACCCGCAAGCATCTGTTCGCCACGCTCTCAGAACTAATTTCCCTCAACATAGTTCCCATTATCAATACGAACGACGCGGTCAGCCCGCCCATGTTCGTTCACGATGACACAGTGGTGCCAGGCACTGGGAAGAAG GGTATTGGGCTGAAGGACAACGACAGCCTCTCAGCGCTGCTAGCGGCGGAAGTGCAAGCCGACCTGCTCATCATGATGTCAGATGTCGATGGCATCTACAACAAGCCGCCGTGGGAAGACGGCGCGCGCATGATGCATACCTACACAGCCAAGGACAAGGACCAGGTGGAGTTTGGAACGAAATCCAAG GTTGGCACCGGTGGTATGGATTCCAAAGTCAACGCCGCGACATGGGCCATGGCTCGCGGCGTAAGTGTGGTGATCTGCAACGGTATGCAAGAAAAAGCCATCAAAACAATTATTAGTGGCAGGAAGGTCGGCACATTCTTCACCGACTGCCCAGCTCCTACTAGTTCTTCTGTTGATGTTTCTGCTGAAAATG CTCGCACGGGCAGTCGAGTTCTGCAGCAGCTGTCACCGGCGGAAAGAGCTTCGGCAATCCACACCCTTGCTGAACTCTTAGTTGACAAACAAGATCAGATATTGCAGGCTAATTCCAAAGATTTAGAAGAAGCCACAAGAGGAGGTCTTGCTAAACCCCTCTTAAATCGACTTGCTTTAAGCGCAGGAAAGCTGAAAACTTTATCGATCGGATTGAAGCAAATTGCTGACTCAAGTTACGAGAATGTGGGCAGAGTTCTAAAGAAAACTAAACTTGCAGAGAACCTAGTACTTCGACAAATAACGGTACCGATTGGCGTGCTTCTAGTCATATTCGAATCAAGGCCAGACTCTTTGCCCCAAGTTGCGGCTTTGGCCATGGCATCAGCTAATGGTCTTCTTCTGAAAGGCGGTAAAGAAGCTGCTCACTCTAACAAGGCACTCATGGAATTAGTCAAAGAATCTCTCAAAACTGTTGGTGCTCAAGATGCCATATCCCTAGTATCAACAAGGGAGGAAATTAGTGACTTGCTATCAATGGAGAAGCACATCGATTTGATCATCCCCCGTGGGTCATCTGATCTCGTCAGAAATATACAGAAACAGTCGCAGCACATTCCCGTCCTCGGTCACGCAGAAGGTGTCTGTCATGTGTACGTAGACAAGGATGCCGACTCAACTAAGACCTTGAAGATAGTAAGAGATGCCAAATGCGACTACCCCGCCGCTTGCAATGCAATGGAAACTTTACTGTTGCACGAGGACCATCTCCACAGCTCTCTATTCACGGATATCTGCAACATGTTGAAGAAGGAAGGCGTGAAGATTCACGCTGGACCACAGTTAGCCAGTCACTTGACTTTTGGTCCCTCGCCGGCAAAGACGATGAAGCACGAGTATGGTGCTCTGGAGTGCTGCATTGAAATTGTGAAGGATCTCAATGAAGCGGTGGACCACATACACAAGTTTGGAAGCTCCCACACCGACGTTATTGTAACTGAAAATG ACGAGTCTGCGAAACGTTTCCTGAACTCTGTGGACAGTGCATGCGTGTTCCACAACGTATCCTCCCGCTTTGCCGACGGCTTCCGCTTTGGGCTCGGTGCAGAAGTCGGCATTTCCACTGCTAGGATACATGCCAGAG GTCCAGTTGGAGTTGAGGGTCTGCTCACAACGAAATGGATCCTCGAAGGCACAGATCACACTGCCGCCGAGTTCAACGAAGGCAGGAGGACTTGGCTGCACGAGAAATTGCCTATCAATTGA
- the LOC133523005 gene encoding delta-1-pyrroline-5-carboxylate synthase isoform X2, with amino-acid sequence MLYLSSKLLKRLGRRWYSYTVGGEKPPLITNFEGANVDKRTLASAELPKQRTFSDRSQLKYARRLVVKLGSAVITREDANGLALGRLASIVEQVAECHHEGRECIMVSSGAVAFGRQKLAHELLMSMSMRETLSPSDHTREDASSTLDPRAAAAVGQSELMSMYDAMFSQYNVKIAQVLVTKPDFYNEETRKHLFATLSELISLNIVPIINTNDAVSPPMFVHDDTVVPGTGKKGIGLKDNDSLSALLAAEVQADLLIMMSDVDGIYNKPPWEDGARMMHTYTAKDKDQVEFGTKSKVGTGGMDSKVNAATWAMARGVSVVICNGMQEKAIKTIISGRKVGTFFTDCPAPTSSSVDVSAENARTGSRVLQQLSPAERASAIHTLAELLVDKQDQILQANSKDLEEATRGGLAKPLLNRLALSAGKLKTLSIGLKQIADSSYENVGRVLKKTKLAENLVLRQITVPIGVLLVIFESRPDSLPQVAALAMASANGLLLKGGKEAAHSNKALMELVKESLKTVGAQDAISLVSTREEISDLLSMEKHIDLIIPRGSSDLVRNIQKQSQHIPVLGHAEGVCHVYVDKDADSTKTLKIVRDAKCDYPAACNAMETLLLHEDHLHSSLFTDICNMLKKEGVKIHAGPQLASHLTFGPSPAKTMKHEYGALECCIEIVKDLNEAVDHIHKFGSSHTDVIVTENDESAKRFLNSVDSACVFHNVSSRFADGFRFGLGAEVGISTARIHARGPVGVEGLLTTKWILEGTDHTAAEFNEGRRTWLHEKLPIN; translated from the exons GGTGCCAATGTCGACAAGCGAACGCTAGCGAGCGCTGAGTTGCCAAAGCAGCGCACGTTTAGCGACCGGTCTCAGCTGAAATATGCCAGACGCTTAGTTGTCAAACTTGGCAGCGCTGTGATCACGAGAGAAGATGCCAATGGTCTGGCCCTAGGCCGTCTAGCTTCTATTGTTGAACAG GTAGCAGAATGCCATCACGAGGGCCGTGAGTGCATCATGGTGAGCAGCGGAGCCGTGGCCTTTGGGCGGCAGAAGTTGGCTCATGAGCTGCTGATGTCCATGTCTATGAGGGAGACCCTCTCGCCCAGCGATCACACTAGAGAG GATGCGAGCAGCACCCTGGATCCCCGAGCGGCCGCAGCCGTGGGTCAGTCCGAGCTCATGTCAATGTACGACGCCATGTTCTCGCAGTACAACGTGAAGATCGCACAG GTGCTAGTGACCAAGCCCGACTTTTACAACGAGGAGACCCGCAAGCATCTGTTCGCCACGCTCTCAGAACTAATTTCCCTCAACATAGTTCCCATTATCAATACGAACGACGCGGTCAGCCCGCCCATGTTCGTTCACGATGACACAGTGGTGCCAGGCACTGGGAAGAAG GGTATTGGGCTGAAGGACAACGACAGCCTCTCAGCGCTGCTAGCGGCGGAAGTGCAAGCCGACCTGCTCATCATGATGTCAGATGTCGATGGCATCTACAACAAGCCGCCGTGGGAAGACGGCGCGCGCATGATGCATACCTACACAGCCAAGGACAAGGACCAGGTGGAGTTTGGAACGAAATCCAAG GTTGGCACCGGTGGTATGGATTCCAAAGTCAACGCCGCGACATGGGCCATGGCTCGCGGCGTAAGTGTGGTGATCTGCAACGGTATGCAAGAAAAAGCCATCAAAACAATTATTAGTGGCAGGAAGGTCGGCACATTCTTCACCGACTGCCCAGCTCCTACTAGTTCTTCTGTTGATGTTTCTGCTGAAAATG CTCGCACGGGCAGTCGAGTTCTGCAGCAGCTGTCACCGGCGGAAAGAGCTTCGGCAATCCACACCCTTGCTGAACTCTTAGTTGACAAACAAGATCAGATATTGCAGGCTAATTCCAAAGATTTAGAAGAAGCCACAAGAGGAGGTCTTGCTAAACCCCTCTTAAATCGACTTGCTTTAAGCGCAGGAAAGCTGAAAACTTTATCGATCGGATTGAAGCAAATTGCTGACTCAAGTTACGAGAATGTGGGCAGAGTTCTAAAGAAAACTAAACTTGCAGAGAACCTAGTACTTCGACAAATAACGGTACCGATTGGCGTGCTTCTAGTCATATTCGAATCAAGGCCAGACTCTTTGCCCCAAGTTGCGGCTTTGGCCATGGCATCAGCTAATGGTCTTCTTCTGAAAGGCGGTAAAGAAGCTGCTCACTCTAACAAGGCACTCATGGAATTAGTCAAAGAATCTCTCAAAACTGTTGGTGCTCAAGATGCCATATCCCTAGTATCAACAAGGGAGGAAATTAGTGACTTGCTATCAATGGAGAAGCACATCGATTTGATCATCCCCCGTGGGTCATCTGATCTCGTCAGAAATATACAGAAACAGTCGCAGCACATTCCCGTCCTCGGTCACGCAGAAGGTGTCTGTCATGTGTACGTAGACAAGGATGCCGACTCAACTAAGACCTTGAAGATAGTAAGAGATGCCAAATGCGACTACCCCGCCGCTTGCAATGCAATGGAAACTTTACTGTTGCACGAGGACCATCTCCACAGCTCTCTATTCACGGATATCTGCAACATGTTGAAGAAGGAAGGCGTGAAGATTCACGCTGGACCACAGTTAGCCAGTCACTTGACTTTTGGTCCCTCGCCGGCAAAGACGATGAAGCACGAGTATGGTGCTCTGGAGTGCTGCATTGAAATTGTGAAGGATCTCAATGAAGCGGTGGACCACATACACAAGTTTGGAAGCTCCCACACCGACGTTATTGTAACTGAAAATG ACGAGTCTGCGAAACGTTTCCTGAACTCTGTGGACAGTGCATGCGTGTTCCACAACGTATCCTCCCGCTTTGCCGACGGCTTCCGCTTTGGGCTCGGTGCAGAAGTCGGCATTTCCACTGCTAGGATACATGCCAGAG GTCCAGTTGGAGTTGAGGGTCTGCTCACAACGAAATGGATCCTCGAAGGCACAGATCACACTGCCGCCGAGTTCAACGAAGGCAGGAGGACTTGGCTGCACGAGAAATTGCCTATCAATTGA